One Maribacter cobaltidurans genomic window carries:
- a CDS encoding M28 family peptidase, which produces MKKTLWLFAGLLVACNSSQKTVKTEEVSKEPANPTIYAETITEPELKEHLFTYASDEFEGRETGEPGQKKAIAYIRSEYEKLGIPAAKANGDYFQKVPIEISKIPIGKLSVNNTDFLLVEHVLTFSEAQSKNNEVVYAGFGIEDENYSDYQGLEVSGKLVLIKSGEPVDKNGSYVISGSSEKSIWSNMSESLGKRIQLAQEKGASGILYYDAENFPRFKSRFDYMKNSSSGRMRLKDVTSENFSSIFIDNILAETIMQDIETNDSPKNLEAQLTLSFESSNLMIDSENVVAYIQGKEKPNEFLIISSHLDHIGITEGGEINNGADDDGSGTVAMLEIAEAFQKAKEEGNGPRRSIVFLHVTGEEKGLLGSEYYTDVDPIFPLDQTVADLNIDMVGRIDPKREGDKNYIYLIGSDKLSTELHELSEEINSKYTHLELDYTYNDENDPNRFYYRSDHYNFAKNNIPIIFYFNGTHDDYHRPSDTPDKINYDLLENRAKLIFYTAWELANRQNPVIVDKAAD; this is translated from the coding sequence ATGAAAAAAACATTATGGTTGTTTGCAGGACTATTGGTAGCCTGTAATTCTTCCCAAAAAACGGTCAAAACTGAAGAAGTATCCAAAGAACCGGCCAATCCAACTATATATGCCGAAACCATTACGGAACCGGAATTAAAGGAACATCTTTTCACTTATGCCTCAGATGAATTTGAAGGTAGGGAAACAGGTGAGCCTGGTCAAAAAAAAGCCATAGCCTACATAAGGTCCGAATATGAAAAGTTAGGTATTCCAGCAGCTAAGGCCAATGGTGACTATTTTCAGAAAGTTCCAATTGAGATAAGTAAAATTCCTATTGGAAAATTAAGCGTAAACAACACCGATTTCCTGTTGGTAGAACACGTATTGACCTTTTCCGAAGCTCAATCCAAGAACAACGAGGTTGTATACGCCGGATTTGGTATAGAGGATGAAAACTATTCTGATTATCAAGGTTTGGAAGTATCCGGAAAGCTTGTGCTGATAAAATCTGGAGAGCCAGTTGATAAGAATGGTTCCTACGTTATTTCCGGTTCCTCAGAAAAATCCATATGGAGCAATATGTCAGAGTCACTTGGCAAAAGAATCCAACTCGCTCAAGAAAAGGGCGCCTCTGGAATTCTATATTACGATGCGGAAAATTTTCCCAGGTTTAAAAGCAGGTTTGATTATATGAAGAACAGCAGTAGTGGAAGAATGAGGCTTAAAGATGTCACCTCTGAAAACTTCTCCAGCATATTTATTGATAACATCCTCGCGGAAACCATAATGCAGGATATTGAAACAAACGATTCGCCAAAAAATTTGGAGGCCCAACTGACCCTTTCCTTTGAAAGTTCAAATTTAATGATAGATTCCGAGAATGTGGTTGCCTATATCCAGGGAAAGGAAAAACCTAATGAGTTCCTGATCATTTCATCGCATTTGGACCATATTGGTATAACCGAGGGTGGTGAAATCAATAACGGTGCTGATGATGACGGCTCAGGTACCGTAGCCATGCTTGAAATTGCGGAAGCGTTCCAAAAAGCGAAAGAGGAAGGAAACGGGCCAAGAAGATCCATTGTATTCCTTCATGTTACCGGAGAGGAAAAAGGGCTTTTGGGGTCTGAATATTATACGGACGTTGACCCAATATTTCCGCTAGATCAGACCGTGGCCGACCTCAACATTGACATGGTAGGAAGAATTGACCCAAAGCGGGAAGGAGATAAAAACTATATTTATTTAATAGGATCCGATAAATTAAGCACAGAGCTTCACGAACTTTCGGAAGAAATCAATTCAAAATATACACATTTGGAACTTGATTATACCTATAATGATGAAAATGACCCGAATCGATTTTATTATAGAAGTGATCATTACAATTTTGCCAAAAATAATATACCCATCATTTTCTATTTCAACGGTACACACGACGATTATCATCGCCCCAGTGATACGCCCGATAAAATTAATTATGACCTTTTAGAGAATAGGGCAAAACTCATTTTTTATACGGCATGGGAATTGGCAAACAGACAAAATCCGGTGATTGTCGATAAGGCTGCAGATTGA
- a CDS encoding phytoene desaturase family protein, which produces MTVKNNLGDISNQTWDSIIIGSGAGGLSAAICLARAGQKVLLLEQHDVPGGWCHSFYLNGHRFTPGVHYIGLLGEGESTSDLYKGLEIANDLVFFRMNPEAYEHVHLGPHRFDYPDDPEELEKRLIAKFPEEKKGIQKYLKLVRLASEELYSLPYIKGFWQKLTLPYRTRHFGKYGLFSLRRVINWHVKNPLLRNILNIQCGDHGVQPRKAAFILHAALMFHYFKGGYYPMGGGGALVKAMNKRFKSYGGVLKTSTSVKRILIEDEKVKKAIGVELQDGTQIFGTHVVSNADVGITYNRLIGQQYLSPKLRKKLDKTIYSCTSLMLFLTVDMDVRKAGLDSGNIWVMPDRDMDDYFDEVMNGNLKKIKAFEGMFINCTTLKDPTSFDGKNHCLEVITFVDYTSFAPFKNEDKQRSEAYLQYKEELTQKMILSLEKVIPNIGEHIVQKELGTPITNEYYINTTNGNVYGTEKSLKHIGPFAFKAKSEIENLFLCGASILSHGVAGAGHSGVNTAAIILGKTPDELKEPRDGQKLMILEAEDDPNNYPDDILKKIQLRQKRRSSKEKLPI; this is translated from the coding sequence TTGACCGTAAAAAACAATTTAGGGGATATATCAAACCAAACGTGGGACTCTATTATTATAGGGTCAGGGGCGGGTGGTCTATCCGCTGCTATATGTCTAGCGAGAGCAGGTCAAAAAGTGCTACTATTGGAGCAGCACGATGTTCCGGGAGGTTGGTGCCATAGCTTTTATTTAAACGGTCACCGTTTTACACCCGGTGTTCACTATATAGGGTTGCTAGGAGAAGGAGAATCTACAAGTGACCTATACAAAGGATTGGAAATTGCCAATGATTTAGTGTTTTTTAGAATGAACCCAGAAGCCTATGAACATGTACATTTGGGTCCGCATCGATTCGATTATCCCGATGATCCCGAGGAATTGGAAAAAAGGCTCATTGCAAAATTTCCAGAAGAAAAAAAAGGAATTCAAAAATATCTAAAACTTGTAAGGCTGGCGAGCGAGGAATTATATTCGCTTCCCTATATAAAAGGGTTTTGGCAAAAGTTGACCTTACCATATAGGACCAGACATTTTGGAAAATATGGTCTGTTTAGCCTGAGAAGGGTTATCAATTGGCATGTAAAGAATCCGCTTTTAAGAAATATTCTTAACATACAATGTGGAGACCATGGGGTTCAACCCCGCAAAGCTGCATTTATTCTACATGCCGCATTGATGTTTCATTACTTCAAAGGAGGCTATTATCCCATGGGAGGTGGTGGTGCGCTGGTAAAAGCCATGAACAAAAGGTTTAAATCTTATGGTGGTGTACTTAAAACGTCCACTTCAGTTAAAAGAATTCTCATCGAAGACGAAAAGGTAAAAAAAGCCATTGGTGTAGAGCTTCAGGACGGAACGCAAATTTTTGGAACCCACGTCGTTTCCAATGCTGACGTTGGCATCACCTATAATAGGTTAATCGGACAACAATACCTCAGTCCAAAACTGAGGAAGAAATTGGACAAAACCATCTATTCCTGTACTTCCTTAATGTTATTCCTTACGGTAGATATGGATGTGAGGAAAGCTGGACTGGATTCTGGCAATATCTGGGTGATGCCGGACAGGGACATGGATGATTATTTTGATGAAGTAATGAACGGTAATCTTAAGAAGATTAAAGCTTTTGAGGGAATGTTCATTAACTGCACCACCTTAAAGGACCCTACGAGTTTTGATGGAAAAAACCATTGCCTAGAAGTAATTACTTTCGTAGACTATACCTCTTTTGCACCATTTAAGAATGAAGATAAGCAACGCTCTGAAGCTTATTTGCAATACAAGGAAGAACTGACCCAAAAAATGATTTTAAGCCTTGAAAAGGTAATCCCTAATATAGGTGAACATATTGTGCAAAAAGAATTAGGTACGCCCATAACCAATGAATATTATATCAATACGACAAATGGGAATGTTTATGGGACTGAAAAAAGCCTGAAGCACATTGGACCTTTCGCCTTCAAGGCAAAAAGTGAAATAGAGAACCTCTTTTTATGTGGTGCCAGTATCTTATCACATGGAGTCGCCGGGGCTGGACATTCCGGAGTAAATACGGCTGCTATTATATTGGGAAAAACACCGGACGAACTCAAGGAACCTCGGGATGGTCAGAAATTAATGATCTTAGAAGCCGAGGACGATCCAAATAACTATCCGGATGATATTCTAAAGAAAATACAACTTCGGCAAAAGAGAAGATCAAGCAAGGAAAAGCTTCCTATTTAG
- a CDS encoding phytanoyl-CoA dioxygenase family protein, which translates to MGFKDLAEEHVLISDLFHLPQTREEWETYMLDKDQIEHFNEYGFLSGIKLLDQDQVQQLQKELDEIMDPKHPAHSLFYEFHSNESSDTDSILFHSLGHWRITEGFHDVLWNPAFIMAAYQLLGNKAVRFWHDQVFYKPAKHGGVVAWHQDYSYWTRTVAMQHLTCWTGLDDATTENGCLHYIPKSHKWGLLDAPELAGDMNGLLNHLSKEQRKEFNPTPIELKAGYATFHHPLLVHGSYENRSDRPRRAFVLNVFADGTVSNTNDELLKGVPPIPKGQKMEGKFFPLLYP; encoded by the coding sequence ATGGGGTTTAAAGATTTAGCGGAAGAACATGTATTGATTTCAGATCTGTTCCACCTCCCACAAACAAGGGAGGAGTGGGAAACTTACATGCTGGACAAAGACCAAATAGAACATTTTAATGAATACGGCTTCCTTTCTGGGATTAAACTCTTGGATCAGGACCAAGTTCAGCAATTACAAAAAGAATTGGATGAAATAATGGACCCCAAGCATCCTGCGCATTCCCTTTTCTATGAATTTCATAGCAATGAATCCAGTGATACGGATTCCATATTGTTTCATTCACTGGGCCATTGGCGAATAACCGAGGGATTTCATGACGTACTCTGGAATCCGGCATTCATAATGGCCGCATATCAGTTATTGGGAAATAAAGCTGTTCGTTTTTGGCATGATCAAGTCTTTTATAAACCGGCAAAACACGGTGGGGTAGTGGCGTGGCATCAAGATTATTCCTATTGGACGCGAACCGTTGCCATGCAACATTTAACTTGCTGGACAGGTTTGGATGATGCTACTACTGAAAATGGTTGCTTACATTATATTCCCAAAAGCCACAAATGGGGTTTGTTGGACGCCCCCGAGCTGGCCGGCGATATGAATGGCCTCTTGAACCATCTTTCAAAAGAACAGCGTAAGGAATTCAATCCGACACCTATAGAATTGAAAGCGGGATACGCCACCTTCCATCATCCCTTGTTGGTGCATGGCTCGTATGAAAACCGGTCCGATAGACCCCGTAGGGCCTTTGTTTTAAATGTTTTTGCTGATGGTACCGTAAGTAATACCAACGATGAACTCCTCAAAGGTGTTCCGCCCATTCCTAAAGGTCAAAAAATGGAGGGTAAGTTTTTTCCTTTGCTATACCCCTAA